The window CCCAGGGCTGATCCGATACCGAATACGGATATCGTGCAGAACCACACCGCCAAGCCCGCAACATGCGGGCTTTTTTCATCGCTGGGGGCTGTGCCTTGAAAGGCGCCCGTGTCGCAAAAGGCGGCAGGCTGACACGGCCAAGCAAAAGCCATTGCCTGCTGTAAGCAGGCGGATCGGGGGCGGTCAAGCAGGCTTTCCGGACATTCCGGCGCCTCTGCATCGCAGGGAACATGGGTGATTTCCGCAGCGCTGGCGGCAGGCCCCTCAGCATGGCTACAATGGGTAAGAGCAAGATTCATGCCTTATGAGACCTAGTATTTTTTCCACCCTGTTGATGGCGGCTGTGCTGGCGCTGCCATTGCTGTCGCACGCCGAGCGCGCCGACCGCACCAAGCCCATGAACATCGAGGCGGACAATGGTACGCACGATGAGCTCAAGCAGACCAGCGTCTTCACCGGCAATGTCGTGGTGACCAAGGGCACCATCATCATTCGCGGCGCCCAGTTGACCGTCAGCCAGGACCGCGATGGCTACCAGCACGGTGTGGTGACGGCGGCGCCCGGCAAGCTGGCGTTCTTCCGCCAGAAGCGCGACACCGCACCTGGCGCGCCGTCCGAGTTTGTCGAAGGCGAAGGCGAAGTCATCACCTACAACGGTCGCGACGATACCGTGCACTTCGAGCGCCGGGGCGAGTTGCGCCGCTACCGTGAAACCACCCTGACCGACCAGGTCAGCGGCTCGGTCATCGTCTACAACAACCTGACCGACACCTTTACCGTGAATGGCCAGAAGGGCGAGCAGACGGCAGAAACCAAGCCCGGTGCGCCCAAGAATGGCCGCGTACGCGTGATCCTGACGCCCAAGGCCGATGAAAAGGCCGATGCGAAAGCGGACGCAGGCAAGGCCAAGCCCGCTGCGGACGACAAGGAAAAGCTGCGCCCGAGCACCCAACTCAATGACGGAGCCAAGTGACCGTGGCTGAAACTTCGTCGGGAATCTCGGTCAACGCCAAGGCGGCAGCCAGCGACCATCGCAGCCAGCTCGAAGTGCTGCACCTCGAAAAATCCTATGGCAGCCGCAAGGTCGTCAAGGATGTGTCGCTGTCGGTGCGCAAGGGCGAGGTCGTTGGCCTGCTCGGCCCCAATGGCGCGGGCAAGACCACA is drawn from Comamonas odontotermitis and contains these coding sequences:
- the lptA gene encoding lipopolysaccharide transport periplasmic protein LptA, with the protein product MRPSIFSTLLMAAVLALPLLSHAERADRTKPMNIEADNGTHDELKQTSVFTGNVVVTKGTIIIRGAQLTVSQDRDGYQHGVVTAAPGKLAFFRQKRDTAPGAPSEFVEGEGEVITYNGRDDTVHFERRGELRRYRETTLTDQVSGSVIVYNNLTDTFTVNGQKGEQTAETKPGAPKNGRVRVILTPKADEKADAKADAGKAKPAADDKEKLRPSTQLNDGAK